A region of Halictus rubicundus isolate RS-2024b chromosome 17, iyHalRubi1_principal, whole genome shotgun sequence DNA encodes the following proteins:
- the LOC143362639 gene encoding homeobox protein E60, protein MQQQFSKNAWQIYEGSTTTEPVPVSLIASDQRQHDQKSDRENPIEEHRTIPQECQLTSGSSRVPGPRTRRVKRTDNRGSGATPEEKRPRTAFSGEQLARLKREFAENRYLTERRRQQLSRDLGLNEAQIKIWFQNKRAKIKKASGQKNPLALQLMAQGLYNHSTVPLTKEEEEQAAELQAK, encoded by the exons ATGCAGCAACAGTTTAGCAAGAACGCCTGGCAAATTTATGAGGGCTCGACGACGACGGAGCCGGTGCCG GTGTCGTTGATTGCGTCAGACCAAAGGCAGCACGACCAAAAGTCCGATCGAGAGAATCCGATCGAGGAGCACAGAACGATACCGCAGGAATGT CAGCTAACGTCAGGATCCTCCCGTGTTCCAGGTCCTCGGACAAGACGAGTGAAGAGGACGGACAATCGAGGCAGCGGCGCCACCCCTGAAGAGAAGAGACCAAGGACAGCGTTCAGCGGGGAGCAATTGGCAAGGTTGAAGCGGGAATTCGCGGAGAATCGATATCTCACGGAAAGAAGACGGCAACAACTGTCCAGGGACCTTGGTCTGAACGAGGCGCAGATCAAGATCTGGTTCCAGAATAAGAGGGCGAAGATCAAGAAAGCCAGCGGCCAGAAGAACCCTCTAGCCCTACAGCTGATGGCCCAAGGACTGTATAATCACTCGACCGTGCCCCTCACGAAAGAAGAGGAGGAACAGGCCGCGGAACTGCAAGCGAAGTGA